Below is a genomic region from Fischerella sp. PCC 9605.
CCCTGTGATCTGACTGTAATACGCCCCTTGCCACAGCTAAGGCACGATAAACCGCATAACTGCCAGAGTGAGTACCGATCGCATTACGGTGTGCTTGCTTTGTCAACGTGGCAATCACGGGGCCCCGTTCCATCGGATCGCTTGCTCCCCACTTGATGGGAATGGGTTTGGGACCAAAGCGACTGGGATGAGAAGTGAGAACTATATGCCCGGAAACACTGTTTTGCTTTGGCATAGCCACCTGTTTTTTTTGGGATATTTCCTATTAGTCAACAGTCAGCAGTCAATCGTCAATAGTTAATCGTCAATGGTTAACGGTCAACAAGCTTTGGATTTTTGACGATCAACTAAGCACTAATGTGCAGGCAAAGCATTTGGGCGAGAATTTATTGGTTTTGGAAAGTATTACTTACCAAATGCTACTCTGCACCGTACCGCGTAGCCCTTCTCGTAGAGTAGCCCTTCGGGTTCACCAGTCGCTCATGGGGGGAACCCCCTTTCTGCGCGCTGGTTCACCGCTGCGCGTCTACGCTCCTACCCGCATTAATCGTATTCCAGACTACAACAAATAACACATTTATTGCTTAACTTGCAATTTAAAGGTGAATTTTAAAAGCTCAGTTAAGAAGTTTCTTCTGAGAACATTTTGTGCGAAATTTGATCCTAAAGATAGTTTCAATAGCGTCGGATTCATGGATTCTTTATTTGTCAATTCCTTACTTAAAGACTTGAAAAATCCCGATGAAACAGTTCGCGAACAGGCGACAAAAAAACTTTGGCGCATCTGGTATCAGCAAAAAGGTATTTACGGGCTGGAAATGATTGAACGCAGCCAAAAGTTAATGGATTCAGGTCAAATTGCCAAGGCAGAAACAGTACTAACCGAGTTAGTTAACGAACAACCAGATTTTGCCGAAGCTTGGAACCGTCGTGCTTTTCTTTACTACTCCACTGGCAAATATGAAAAATCTATAGCTGATTGCCTGATGGCTATTCAGATTAATCCAGTCCATTTTGGCGCACTTCATGGTATAGGCTTGTCTTACGCGGCAGTAGGAGAATATGCTAAAGCGATCGCTGCTTTTCGTCGCGCCCTACAAATTCAACCCTATTCCCTCTTAAATCAAAAATTGATTCTCGAATGCACGTTTCGATTGAGTTAAAAAACACAGAAATCAAGATAGTCTTTTGTATTAGATATAACAAAAGATTGTAAAAAATCTTCTTAGTCTCAATTGATTTCAATTGCTACCAGTATGCTTCACTAGTTATTGGCACTCACACTTTCTCTGCTTGTATAAATAGCAGATGAAAGCAACAGTAACCTAGCACGCTGGCTCAAGTTACTTTTGGTACAAACTTGATAGAACATGGGAGATTGCTCAAAAAAGTTTAGATCACACTTTTACAATTGTGGATTTAATAACCTGCTACTTTTTTCGGGTATGTTAGCAACTAATTAACACACTCTGTAACCCTGTAGAGACGTGCTATGCCTGGTACGTCTCTATATTGCGTATGTCTTACTAGGTAGTACATAATCCTTTGGTGCAGAATTTAGCAGTGCAACCTCTTGGCAATATTTCAAGTCATGATTGATGATTTGTTGAAGCCGATGTGA
It encodes:
- a CDS encoding tetratricopeptide repeat protein; its protein translation is MDSLFVNSLLKDLKNPDETVREQATKKLWRIWYQQKGIYGLEMIERSQKLMDSGQIAKAETVLTELVNEQPDFAEAWNRRAFLYYSTGKYEKSIADCLMAIQINPVHFGALHGIGLSYAAVGEYAKAIAAFRRALQIQPYSLLNQKLILECTFRLS